In one window of Kosmotoga pacifica DNA:
- the leuS gene encoding leucine--tRNA ligase: MYDFKKIEKKWQEYYEKENPYKVDLEKAEKPFYNLMMFPYPSASGLHIGNMYSFIGSDVYGRYMRLKGYDVFEPIGFDAFGIHSENYALKVGEHPARLTPKSIKYFRDEQLKKIGNIFDWQSEVNTSDPEYYKWTQWIFVKLYKAGLAEKRVSKVNWCPSCKTVLADEQVIDGKCERCSTEITKREMSQWFFKITKYADKLLENLDWLDWTEITKNIQRSWIGKSKGATIRFKVEGTDQVIEVFTTRPDTIYGVTYLVLAPEHKMTRSLVKEDQFDVFERFLETVSKMDEATRTSIKREKNGIFTGSYAIHPLTGERLPIWIGDYVLVEYGTGAVMAVPAHDERDYVFAKKYGLEIKQVIECDPEQLPFTEYGIMINSGPHTGWRSEEFIEKVGEIHESMTPTVNYHLHDWCVSRQRYWGPPIPIIYCDTCGTVPVPEEDLPVLLPETDDYIPDGSGLSPLARNSEFVNTTCPKCGGPAKRETDVSDNFLDSAWYFLRYISPHNDKEPYEPELAKKWLPVDMYIGGNEHANLHLMYSRFITMALHDMGLLHFEEPFKSFRGHGLIIKDGQKMSKSKGNIVNPNHYFVTHGVDALRTYLMFMGNFLEGGDFRDSGMDAIRRFLNRVWDVANMPEGETPLELKIKMAETVEKVKYSIENIKYNTAVAAIMEFVNEALKFDRIEKQLVVDLAKLLSPFAPFISEEIFEMKGGKGGVLNAGFPSGYDEYLKLANVEIPVQINGRIRGKIKVSQGASQEVVLSALKDDPKISKYLEGKVIRKIIYVPDKIINLILS; the protein is encoded by the coding sequence ATGTACGATTTTAAGAAAATTGAGAAAAAGTGGCAGGAGTATTATGAAAAGGAAAACCCTTATAAGGTGGATCTTGAAAAGGCAGAAAAACCTTTCTATAATCTCATGATGTTTCCCTATCCTTCAGCCTCAGGCCTCCATATTGGGAACATGTACTCTTTCATTGGTTCCGATGTCTATGGACGATATATGAGGCTGAAAGGATACGACGTTTTCGAACCAATTGGGTTTGATGCTTTTGGTATTCACAGCGAAAACTATGCCTTGAAAGTTGGAGAACATCCTGCCAGGTTAACGCCAAAGAGCATCAAATACTTTCGTGATGAACAACTTAAAAAAATTGGAAACATCTTTGATTGGCAGAGTGAGGTCAACACTTCAGACCCCGAGTATTACAAATGGACCCAGTGGATATTCGTTAAGCTGTATAAAGCCGGACTTGCTGAAAAACGTGTGTCGAAGGTTAACTGGTGCCCTTCCTGTAAAACAGTTCTGGCTGACGAGCAAGTAATCGACGGTAAGTGCGAAAGGTGCAGTACGGAAATCACGAAACGCGAGATGAGTCAATGGTTTTTCAAAATCACGAAATACGCCGATAAACTCCTTGAAAACCTCGACTGGCTCGACTGGACTGAAATCACTAAGAACATTCAGAGAAGTTGGATTGGAAAGTCAAAGGGTGCAACGATTAGATTCAAGGTCGAAGGCACCGACCAAGTAATTGAAGTCTTCACAACAAGGCCTGATACTATTTATGGCGTCACATACCTCGTGCTCGCACCTGAGCACAAAATGACCAGATCTCTCGTAAAAGAGGATCAGTTCGATGTTTTTGAAAGGTTCCTGGAAACAGTGAGCAAAATGGACGAAGCAACCCGCACCTCCATAAAGAGGGAAAAGAACGGTATTTTTACAGGCAGCTACGCAATACATCCACTTACGGGGGAGCGTTTACCAATCTGGATAGGAGATTATGTCCTTGTTGAATATGGTACAGGAGCAGTGATGGCTGTGCCTGCTCACGACGAAAGGGACTACGTTTTTGCCAAGAAATATGGTCTGGAAATCAAACAGGTGATTGAGTGTGATCCTGAACAGCTTCCATTCACCGAGTATGGCATCATGATAAACAGTGGTCCACATACCGGTTGGAGAAGTGAGGAGTTCATCGAAAAAGTGGGTGAAATTCATGAAAGCATGACCCCTACCGTTAACTATCACCTGCACGATTGGTGTGTTTCCAGACAGAGATATTGGGGACCTCCTATCCCGATAATTTATTGTGATACGTGTGGTACTGTCCCCGTTCCCGAAGAAGACCTTCCCGTCCTGCTACCGGAGACTGATGATTACATACCGGACGGCAGCGGGCTTTCGCCGCTAGCTAGAAATTCAGAATTTGTTAACACCACCTGTCCAAAATGTGGTGGTCCCGCTAAACGGGAAACAGATGTCAGCGACAACTTCCTCGATTCTGCGTGGTATTTCTTAAGGTACATATCGCCACACAATGATAAAGAACCTTATGAACCAGAACTGGCTAAAAAATGGTTGCCGGTAGATATGTATATCGGCGGAAATGAACACGCAAACCTGCACCTCATGTATTCGAGGTTTATTACGATGGCCCTTCATGATATGGGATTACTCCATTTTGAAGAACCCTTCAAATCCTTCAGGGGACACGGATTAATAATAAAAGACGGGCAAAAAATGAGCAAGTCTAAGGGAAACATAGTGAACCCCAACCATTACTTTGTAACGCATGGAGTAGATGCTTTAAGAACCTATCTCATGTTTATGGGCAATTTCCTTGAAGGTGGCGACTTCAGGGATAGTGGCATGGATGCTATCAGAAGATTCTTGAACAGGGTTTGGGATGTCGCGAACATGCCTGAAGGAGAGACCCCTCTTGAACTGAAAATCAAAATGGCTGAAACGGTTGAAAAGGTCAAGTATTCGATTGAAAACATAAAGTACAACACTGCTGTCGCCGCAATAATGGAATTTGTGAATGAAGCACTCAAATTTGACAGAATTGAGAAGCAACTTGTCGTTGATCTGGCAAAACTCCTTTCTCCCTTTGCTCCCTTCATCTCTGAAGAGATATTCGAAATGAAAGGTGGAAAAGGTGGTGTGTTGAACGCTGGTTTCCCGTCTGGCTACGATGAATACCTGAAACTAGCCAATGTAGAAATCCCCGTCCAGATCAATGGCAGGATCAGAGGCAAAATCAAAGTTTCTCAGGGTGCTTCGCAGGAGGTTGTGCTCAGTGCTTTGAAGGATGATCCAAAGATTTCAAAGTATCTGGAAGGGAAAGTCATTCGAAAGATAATCTATGTTCCTGACAAGATCATAAACCTGATACTTTCATAA
- a CDS encoding dihydrofolate reductase family protein: MKVSLVAVMSVNGLLARDDKVSTDWSSKEDKAFFKEFTMKTGVVVMGRKTFETIGSTPLSGRLNVVMTRKPHIFQKHRHQNLFFTNMEPKTLLKYLGDKGFNHVAVIGGPQIYSLFLEKGLITDLYLTIEPLFLSGRIGFKYLQRDYNLHLEEIIRLSHNTILLHYSLQ, translated from the coding sequence ATGAAAGTATCTCTTGTTGCTGTAATGAGTGTTAATGGCTTGCTTGCCAGAGATGATAAAGTATCCACTGACTGGTCATCAAAGGAAGACAAAGCCTTTTTCAAAGAGTTCACAATGAAAACCGGTGTCGTGGTTATGGGCCGAAAAACGTTTGAGACCATCGGTTCAACACCTCTTTCCGGAAGATTGAATGTTGTTATGACAAGGAAACCACACATTTTCCAGAAGCACAGGCATCAAAACCTCTTCTTCACCAATATGGAACCGAAAACTTTGCTGAAATATCTTGGGGATAAAGGATTTAACCATGTTGCAGTAATTGGTGGACCACAAATTTATTCTCTTTTTCTGGAAAAGGGTCTGATAACTGACTTATACCTTACCATAGAACCGCTTTTTCTAAGTGGCAGAATAGGCTTCAAATATCTACAGAGGGACTACAACCTTCACCTTGAGGAAATCATCCGCCTCTCACACAACACCATTTTACTGCATTACAGTTTGCAATAA
- a CDS encoding proline--tRNA ligase, translating into MRFSQLYAPTLREAPADADLVSIKLLIRAGFVRKVASGVYMYLPLGLRVLKKIENIVREEMDRIGCQEALMPIIQPAELWHESGRWDDYGPEMMKLKDRHERDFTLGPTHEEMITSVVRNELRSYRQLPLCIYQIAPKYRDEIRPRFGLMRAREFLMKDAYSFHSSWESLDESYKKFYEAYSKIMERIGLKYLVVEADSGAIGGKESHEFNVLAKNGESTLFYCECGYAASDEKAEYMIPEPEVARIDPPPLELVETPGVRTVEEVARFLGRKTFEIVKSLVFKGKDGYVMALIRGDQDLNESKLRAHLGDQTLRLAEPNEVYDLFRVPIGFVGPIGIPENVKIVADHSVKPLANFVVGGMKEGYHYINACYERDFKIKEWTDLKMVKEGDPCPKCGRPLRSTRGIELGHIFKLGTKYSEKMNGYFTNVNGESKPYIMGCYGWGISRTMSASVEQLHDKNGIIWPLSIAPYQIIITILNTSDEKIKKTGEELYELLQEKGYEVLFDDRDTSPGAKFKDADLIGIPLRITVGRKIKEGKLELKLRTSEAQDVEIEEGYSRVLEKVDQLLAEYNPGDVLEVE; encoded by the coding sequence ATGAGGTTTTCACAGCTCTATGCGCCCACGTTGAGAGAGGCTCCTGCAGATGCTGACTTGGTTAGCATAAAACTGTTGATTCGAGCTGGTTTTGTACGAAAGGTAGCCTCCGGAGTTTATATGTACTTACCACTCGGTCTCAGGGTACTAAAGAAAATCGAAAATATCGTACGAGAAGAGATGGACAGAATCGGTTGTCAGGAGGCATTAATGCCAATCATTCAGCCTGCTGAACTGTGGCATGAATCGGGCAGGTGGGATGATTATGGCCCTGAAATGATGAAACTAAAAGACAGACACGAAAGGGATTTTACTCTCGGGCCTACTCACGAAGAAATGATCACCAGTGTTGTAAGAAACGAATTACGTTCTTATCGTCAGCTCCCTCTATGTATCTATCAGATTGCGCCAAAGTACAGAGACGAAATCAGACCAAGATTTGGTTTGATGCGTGCTAGAGAATTCCTTATGAAGGACGCATACAGCTTCCATTCGAGCTGGGAATCTCTAGATGAATCGTATAAAAAGTTTTATGAAGCATACTCGAAAATAATGGAACGCATTGGATTGAAGTATCTTGTTGTCGAGGCAGATAGCGGAGCGATAGGTGGAAAGGAATCTCATGAGTTCAACGTACTCGCTAAAAATGGAGAATCAACACTATTTTATTGCGAATGCGGATACGCAGCCAGCGATGAAAAGGCGGAGTATATGATCCCTGAACCTGAGGTTGCACGGATTGATCCGCCACCATTGGAACTCGTTGAAACCCCTGGTGTTAGAACTGTAGAAGAAGTCGCTAGATTCCTGGGCAGGAAGACCTTCGAGATAGTTAAATCACTGGTATTCAAGGGTAAGGATGGATATGTGATGGCTCTCATTAGAGGTGATCAGGATCTCAATGAGTCCAAGTTGAGAGCCCATCTGGGTGACCAGACTCTAAGACTTGCGGAACCTAATGAAGTCTACGACCTTTTCAGGGTACCGATTGGTTTTGTTGGACCCATTGGAATACCTGAGAATGTGAAAATAGTGGCGGACCATTCTGTTAAACCTCTGGCGAATTTTGTTGTCGGCGGTATGAAGGAAGGCTATCACTATATCAATGCCTGTTATGAAAGAGATTTTAAAATCAAAGAATGGACCGATCTGAAAATGGTAAAGGAAGGAGATCCATGTCCAAAATGCGGACGTCCCCTGAGAAGCACTAGGGGAATTGAGCTTGGTCATATTTTTAAGCTTGGCACGAAGTATTCAGAAAAGATGAACGGCTATTTCACCAATGTAAATGGTGAAAGCAAACCATATATCATGGGCTGTTATGGATGGGGTATTTCGAGAACAATGAGTGCAAGCGTTGAACAACTGCACGATAAGAACGGTATAATTTGGCCGCTTTCTATCGCTCCCTATCAGATAATAATTACCATTCTCAACACATCCGATGAAAAAATCAAAAAGACCGGCGAGGAACTTTACGAACTGCTTCAAGAAAAAGGATATGAAGTGCTCTTTGATGATAGGGATACTTCTCCTGGAGCAAAGTTCAAAGACGCTGATCTCATAGGGATACCCCTAAGGATAACAGTGGGACGAAAAATTAAGGAAGGAAAACTTGAACTTAAACTCCGCACTTCAGAAGCACAGGATGTTGAAATTGAGGAGGGCTATAGTAGGGTCCTGGAAAAGGTCGACCAGCTCTTAGCGGAATACAATCCAGGTGACGTTCTGGAGGTAGAGTGA
- a CDS encoding purine-nucleoside phosphorylase codes for MSVHKLVQEIGEYVSNVKKSARFLQEKIARSPKIAIVLGSGLGVIADSLENSVKISYSEIPGFPLSTAPGHKGELLFGEIHGYPVMLMNGRFHYYEGYDMKTLTFPIRVMQELGVEVLIVTNAAGGLDPDFEIGHPMLIKDQINFMGSNPLIGPNVEEWGPRFPDMSEPYDRELRSLALQAAKELGIGVYEGVYVGVSGPSFETPAELKMLRKLGAEAVGMSTVPEVIVARHAGIRVLGISAITDRAVPDDLKPLTAEEVIEVANRTGKQIASIILRFISKLD; via the coding sequence ATGAGTGTTCATAAGCTAGTTCAAGAAATAGGCGAATATGTTTCGAACGTAAAAAAATCAGCACGGTTTCTTCAGGAAAAAATTGCCAGGTCCCCCAAGATCGCCATCGTGCTCGGCTCTGGCCTGGGTGTAATCGCGGATAGCCTTGAAAATTCGGTAAAAATCTCATATTCTGAAATACCGGGCTTCCCTCTATCAACTGCTCCAGGACATAAAGGTGAATTGCTATTTGGTGAAATTCATGGATACCCGGTAATGCTTATGAACGGAAGGTTTCATTATTACGAAGGCTACGACATGAAGACCCTAACCTTTCCTATCAGGGTTATGCAGGAGCTCGGAGTAGAGGTATTGATTGTAACAAACGCAGCTGGGGGCCTTGACCCTGACTTTGAGATAGGTCACCCCATGCTTATAAAAGACCAGATAAACTTCATGGGTAGCAATCCATTGATAGGTCCCAACGTTGAAGAGTGGGGGCCGCGATTCCCTGATATGAGCGAGCCGTACGACCGTGAATTACGATCATTGGCCCTTCAGGCTGCCAAAGAACTTGGAATCGGTGTGTACGAAGGCGTCTATGTTGGTGTATCCGGACCAAGTTTTGAGACACCCGCCGAGTTGAAGATGCTGAGAAAACTGGGTGCGGAAGCTGTCGGTATGTCCACAGTACCCGAGGTCATAGTTGCCAGACATGCTGGGATCAGAGTTCTCGGCATATCGGCTATAACAGACAGAGCAGTTCCAGATGATCTTAAACCCCTCACTGCCGAAGAAGTAATTGAGGTAGCAAACAGAACAGGAAAGCAAATTGCAAGTATAATTTTGAGGTTTATAAGCAAGCTCGACTGA
- a CDS encoding GlmL-related ornithine degradation protein: MKVDIVVAEIGSTTTVLSAFATDGSGKLRFLAQGEHYTTVDSGDVTVGIERAIGALKNRLNTDKLDWEMFLATSSAAGGLKMTVHGLVYDMTVKAAREAALGAGAVIKYVTAGKLNSGDLKHIIEVEPRVILLAGGVDYGEKETVIYNAKLLASLPLNIPIIYAGNIAATEEVVEILKDGDKEVLITENVYPRIDQLNVEPTREIIREVFAENIIKAPGMEKIYSVVDRKVIPTPAAVMLATGLLAESFEDVLVVDIGGATTDVDSYTQGDPEIQKMLIAPEPLAKRTVEGDLGVFVNAGYVINYIGEFKLHQEFPDYDNIISSISPYPLNSRVEEFIARLATYCFETSIRRHAGRIRQLYGPTGRIEVAEGKDLTAVKLLVGTGGVLTRSRFRERIMKSIRNLKKKHIKELLPSPDVRLGYDKNYIFAAIGVLSKIDRRLALDLLEDDLQLVTT; this comes from the coding sequence ATGAAAGTTGATATAGTCGTCGCTGAAATCGGGAGCACCACTACGGTGCTTTCTGCTTTTGCAACAGATGGTTCTGGAAAATTAAGATTTCTTGCTCAAGGAGAACATTACACAACAGTAGATTCAGGAGATGTTACTGTCGGTATCGAAAGGGCTATCGGGGCACTTAAAAATCGACTCAATACTGACAAGCTAGATTGGGAAATGTTCCTCGCAACAAGCAGTGCTGCGGGCGGGTTGAAAATGACCGTACACGGTCTGGTGTATGATATGACTGTAAAAGCTGCCAGAGAAGCCGCCCTTGGAGCAGGTGCTGTTATCAAATATGTGACAGCAGGTAAACTCAACAGTGGAGATCTAAAGCATATTATTGAGGTTGAACCGCGTGTGATACTTCTTGCAGGCGGGGTAGATTATGGAGAGAAGGAAACTGTGATTTACAATGCCAAACTCCTCGCTTCTCTGCCTTTGAACATTCCGATAATCTACGCGGGGAACATAGCTGCGACAGAAGAAGTGGTCGAAATCCTGAAAGATGGTGATAAAGAGGTACTTATAACGGAAAACGTGTATCCGAGGATTGATCAGCTCAACGTCGAACCCACAAGGGAGATCATTCGTGAAGTGTTTGCAGAAAATATAATAAAAGCTCCCGGAATGGAAAAAATCTACTCCGTAGTAGATAGGAAAGTAATTCCCACTCCCGCCGCTGTGATGCTCGCGACAGGGTTACTCGCTGAATCCTTCGAAGATGTTCTCGTGGTCGATATAGGCGGAGCTACTACGGATGTTGATTCTTATACACAAGGAGATCCTGAAATCCAGAAGATGCTTATAGCACCTGAACCTCTGGCAAAACGGACAGTTGAAGGAGATCTTGGGGTTTTTGTAAACGCTGGATACGTCATTAACTATATCGGAGAATTTAAACTTCACCAAGAATTTCCAGATTACGACAACATAATTTCAAGTATTTCACCTTATCCTCTAAACTCAAGAGTCGAAGAATTCATAGCCAGACTGGCAACATACTGTTTCGAGACCTCAATTAGAAGGCATGCTGGGAGGATCCGACAGCTTTACGGTCCAACCGGACGAATTGAAGTAGCTGAAGGCAAAGACCTGACAGCCGTCAAGCTCCTTGTCGGCACGGGTGGTGTCCTTACACGGTCCCGTTTCCGCGAAAGAATCATGAAATCTATAAGGAATCTGAAAAAAAAGCATATAAAGGAACTGCTGCCAAGCCCTGATGTCAGACTTGGATACGATAAAAATTACATATTCGCAGCGATCGGTGTACTCTCAAAAATAGATAGAAGACTTGCGCTGGATTTGCTTGAAGACGACTTGCAGCTTGTTACCACCTGA
- the greA gene encoding transcription elongation factor GreA — translation MTKKEVIYLTKEGYESLKKELETLRKKLMYEIAERIKEARELGDLSENSEYDEAKNEQGKIDSRIKQLEEILNNAEIIEDNGDNSIIRIGSKVLLENLENKEKLEIRLVNTHEANIFENKISVDSPIGKALLDRHVNEELIVRAPSGNIKYKILAITK, via the coding sequence GTGACTAAAAAAGAAGTTATTTATCTCACGAAAGAGGGGTATGAAAGCCTTAAAAAGGAACTAGAAACATTACGGAAGAAATTAATGTATGAAATAGCCGAAAGGATAAAAGAAGCGAGGGAGCTTGGAGATCTGAGCGAAAACAGCGAATATGACGAAGCGAAAAACGAACAGGGCAAAATAGACAGCAGGATTAAACAACTTGAAGAGATCCTCAACAATGCTGAGATAATTGAGGATAACGGCGACAATTCAATCATACGCATAGGCAGCAAAGTTCTTTTAGAAAACCTTGAGAACAAGGAAAAGTTAGAGATCAGACTAGTTAACACCCACGAAGCAAACATTTTTGAAAACAAAATCAGCGTGGATTCGCCCATTGGAAAGGCATTGCTGGATAGACACGTAAACGAGGAGCTTATTGTCAGAGCGCCATCGGGAAATATCAAATATAAAATCCTAGCCATTACAAAATAA
- the lysS gene encoding lysine--tRNA ligase: MNEEIRQQKIQSINELRELGVEPYPYRFNKSHPAAKIKEEFDYLQASETKEDVALSTAGRVMALRHHGKSAFFVLKDDSGRIQAYIRKDSVGEEKFKLFKKYVSLGDFVGIEGFPFRTHTGEMSVYVQNFKILSKAIRTLPEKWHGLKDKEIIYRQRYVEMLSNDEALERFKKRFELLRLIREFLNQRGFVEVETPILHTVTGGASARPFVTHINVFDVDMFMRIAEELYLKRYLVGGFERIYEIGKNFRNEGISFKHHPEFTMMEIYQAYADYEDMMELTEALISTVVEKLTGSTVIEYQGKQIDFSRPWKKVRMRDFIKERLDVDILEDSDERLLEVLEKQDSVPEIKERGHLIEKLWDLVEDELVAPTFVLEHPVIISPLAKKHRKDPRVTERFELVINGMECANAFSELNDPIEQYRRFLHQAGLRDAGDAEAHMMDMDFVRALEYGMPPTGGLGIGLDRILMFITNSPNIRDIIPFPLVRPVSFAEEEFAVEQAVEENGKEV, translated from the coding sequence ATGAATGAGGAAATCAGACAACAGAAAATACAGAGCATCAACGAGTTGAGAGAGCTTGGGGTTGAGCCTTATCCCTATCGATTCAACAAATCTCACCCCGCTGCAAAGATTAAGGAGGAGTTCGACTACCTTCAAGCATCCGAGACCAAGGAAGATGTTGCTCTCTCCACTGCCGGTAGAGTCATGGCGTTACGGCATCATGGGAAATCGGCTTTTTTTGTACTCAAAGACGATTCAGGAAGAATCCAGGCTTACATAAGGAAAGATTCTGTTGGTGAAGAAAAATTCAAGCTCTTCAAAAAGTACGTAAGTCTCGGTGATTTTGTTGGTATTGAAGGCTTTCCCTTCCGGACTCACACGGGGGAAATGTCCGTATACGTTCAAAACTTCAAAATCCTTTCTAAAGCCATCAGAACGCTCCCAGAAAAGTGGCATGGCCTGAAAGATAAGGAGATTATTTATAGACAGCGTTATGTTGAAATGCTATCAAATGACGAAGCTCTTGAGAGATTCAAGAAAAGATTTGAGCTCTTAAGACTCATCAGAGAATTCCTCAACCAGAGAGGTTTTGTCGAAGTTGAGACACCGATACTGCATACTGTCACTGGCGGTGCATCTGCAAGACCCTTTGTGACACACATCAACGTTTTTGACGTAGATATGTTCATGCGAATTGCTGAAGAGCTATATCTAAAAAGGTATCTCGTGGGGGGATTTGAAAGGATCTACGAAATTGGCAAGAATTTTAGGAATGAGGGCATTTCATTCAAGCATCATCCAGAATTTACCATGATGGAGATATATCAGGCCTATGCCGATTACGAAGACATGATGGAACTCACCGAAGCTTTGATAAGCACAGTTGTTGAAAAGCTGACGGGCAGTACAGTGATTGAATACCAGGGTAAACAAATCGATTTCTCAAGACCCTGGAAAAAGGTTAGGATGAGAGATTTCATAAAAGAACGGCTTGACGTTGATATTCTGGAAGACAGCGACGAAAGGCTGCTTGAAGTCCTTGAGAAACAAGACAGCGTTCCAGAAATAAAAGAACGTGGACACCTAATTGAAAAACTCTGGGATCTTGTGGAAGATGAGCTCGTCGCTCCGACCTTTGTTTTAGAACATCCGGTGATTATATCGCCACTAGCAAAAAAACATAGAAAAGACCCGCGGGTAACCGAACGCTTTGAATTGGTAATCAACGGAATGGAATGTGCCAACGCTTTTAGTGAGCTAAATGACCCCATCGAACAGTACAGAAGATTCCTTCATCAGGCGGGGTTACGTGATGCCGGTGATGCAGAAGCACATATGATGGATATGGATTTCGTCAGAGCACTGGAATATGGTATGCCTCCTACAGGTGGCTTGGGCATTGGACTGGATAGAATATTGATGTTTATTACGAATTCACCGAACATCCGTGATATAATTCCTTTCCCCCTTGTTAGACCGGTTAGTTTTGCAGAAGAAGAATTCGCTGTAGAACAAGCTGTGGAAGAAAACGGGAAGGAGGTATAA
- a CDS encoding diguanylate cyclase, producing MPTSFEKIKKIFNKAYESGTFAVGNLDIDNFYNINEEYGRACGDKVIEFISEILKESLPEGIVVERSGDEFFVMSTEHTAETLLMELEEVRKQIEGSELECEGYILKFTVSGAVADIPRSASSVDSLVHVLEDGLYTAKKQGRNRIIFAPVEGKQKMSLKSSYYPKSQLEKLSRLAKRLKKTESALLREALTDLLRKYSQ from the coding sequence GTGCCAACATCCTTTGAGAAGATCAAAAAGATTTTCAACAAAGCTTATGAATCTGGAACGTTTGCAGTGGGAAACCTCGACATTGACAACTTCTACAACATCAATGAAGAGTATGGAAGGGCGTGTGGAGATAAAGTCATCGAATTCATAAGCGAAATTCTTAAAGAAAGTCTACCAGAAGGAATCGTTGTGGAAAGATCAGGGGATGAGTTTTTTGTTATGAGCACCGAACATACAGCAGAAACGCTGTTGATGGAATTGGAAGAAGTTAGAAAGCAGATCGAAGGCTCCGAACTGGAATGTGAAGGCTATATTCTTAAATTTACTGTTTCTGGCGCTGTGGCAGATATACCAAGGAGTGCTTCCAGTGTTGATTCGCTGGTCCATGTTCTCGAAGATGGTCTTTATACAGCTAAAAAGCAGGGAAGAAACAGGATAATTTTTGCGCCAGTTGAAGGTAAGCAAAAAATGTCGCTTAAATCAAGCTATTATCCTAAATCTCAGCTCGAAAAGCTTTCACGGTTGGCCAAGAGGCTTAAGAAAACAGAATCTGCACTGCTTCGCGAAGCACTAACCGATCTTTTGAGAAAATACAGTCAATAG
- a CDS encoding GatB/YqeY domain-containing protein, whose translation MDLYERIQAEIKAAMKEKNQIKLTALRSVVAGVKNFLTSSAEARNSEITDELVLNILFKEAKKREESIEAYKNAGRDDLATSEEAELAVLKEFMPKLLSESEIREIAIEVIDEIGASKPSDLGRVMKKLMPRVKGRADGKLVNRIVRELLEC comes from the coding sequence ATGGACCTTTATGAAAGGATACAAGCTGAAATAAAGGCCGCTATGAAGGAGAAGAATCAGATAAAACTCACTGCTTTGCGTTCTGTTGTGGCAGGTGTAAAGAACTTCCTGACCTCTTCAGCTGAAGCCAGAAATAGCGAAATAACGGATGAACTCGTGCTAAATATTCTTTTTAAAGAAGCTAAGAAGCGTGAAGAGTCCATTGAAGCATACAAAAATGCTGGCAGAGATGATCTCGCTACTTCTGAAGAAGCCGAGCTAGCGGTTTTGAAAGAATTTATGCCCAAATTGCTCTCCGAGAGCGAGATCAGAGAAATTGCCATAGAAGTGATCGATGAGATCGGAGCATCGAAGCCTTCGGATCTCGGTAGGGTCATGAAAAAACTCATGCCTCGCGTCAAAGGCAGGGCCGATGGTAAACTTGTTAACCGTATAGTGAGAGAGCTCTTGGAGTGCTGA